In a single window of the Flavivirga spongiicola genome:
- a CDS encoding M43 family zinc metalloprotease gives MKTIKNIIFVISLLLSSCSKDNDQATSNPKEDIFYLPVVVHIIHNGKPIGEGTNLSNVRIERQIEILNEDFRKKEGTRGYNHHPDGGDAKIEFVLAKQDPDGKPFSGINRIDSTKVIVPDLGHNQNHYAQYAYWNPKDYINIWTTPLPEPSECLVLGLATGPETDLPGTEFFSLPQPGDAEGILINWMHFGESDIACYARFGRTLTHEMGHYLGVLHTWGGGDCENNDYCDDTPAVDKPVYNNPFIGCEGEPVMLNNYMTWSHDETMNMFTNDQIARMHYVLEHHEGRKALLSSHALKP, from the coding sequence TTGAAAACTATTAAAAATATCATATTCGTAATAAGCTTATTATTGAGCTCGTGTTCAAAAGATAACGATCAAGCAACCTCTAATCCAAAAGAAGATATATTCTATTTACCAGTGGTAGTCCATATTATACATAATGGTAAACCCATTGGAGAGGGTACAAACCTTTCAAATGTACGTATTGAAAGGCAAATCGAAATATTAAATGAAGATTTTCGTAAAAAAGAAGGAACTAGAGGTTATAATCATCATCCCGATGGAGGCGATGCTAAAATTGAGTTTGTTTTAGCAAAACAAGACCCTGATGGGAAACCTTTTAGCGGTATCAATAGAATAGATTCAACCAAGGTCATCGTACCTGATCTGGGACACAATCAAAATCATTATGCTCAATATGCTTATTGGAATCCAAAAGATTATATTAATATTTGGACGACACCCTTACCAGAACCTTCAGAATGCCTTGTATTAGGTTTAGCGACAGGACCAGAAACAGATTTACCAGGAACAGAGTTTTTTTCATTACCACAACCAGGTGACGCGGAAGGTATTTTAATTAATTGGATGCATTTTGGAGAATCAGATATTGCATGTTATGCACGATTTGGTAGAACACTAACTCACGAAATGGGGCATTATTTAGGAGTATTACATACTTGGGGAGGGGGTGATTGCGAAAACAATGATTACTGCGATGATACTCCTGCAGTTGACAAACCTGTTTATAATAATCCTTTTATAGGATGTGAAGGAGAGCCTGTAATGCTTAACAATTATATGACTTGGTCTCATGATGAGACAATGAACATGTTTACCAACGATCAGATTGCTCGAATGCATTATGTGTTGGAACATCATGAAGGACGTAAAGCTTTATTATCGAGTCATGCGCTTAAACCCTAA
- a CDS encoding sterol desaturase family protein, with protein MNLETIISQLPTPIEILIDPVSLIVYAIFGGLFIWESLFPARQLPKIKFWKLRGLLFFMVFMLVTTYIPLLWDDFFARFQLIDLSYLSLTVQIILGIFLFELVQYGWHISMHKSNFLFRLSHQMHHSSERLDVPSTFVFSINDMIGLSLVGSISFAVIIGLSPQAITAIILFTTFLGVFQHANINTPRWIGYIIQRPESHTLHHAKGVHKYNYTDLPIIDMLFGTFKNPETYECETGYYLGASNRILDMLMFKDITKQK; from the coding sequence ATGAATTTAGAAACTATCATTTCACAATTACCAACGCCTATAGAAATTTTAATCGATCCCGTTTCATTAATCGTTTACGCTATTTTTGGAGGCTTATTTATTTGGGAATCATTATTTCCAGCGAGACAGTTACCCAAAATAAAATTTTGGAAGCTTCGTGGATTACTTTTCTTTATGGTGTTTATGTTGGTAACGACATATATTCCATTATTATGGGACGACTTTTTTGCTAGGTTTCAGTTAATTGATTTAAGCTACTTAAGTTTGACGGTACAAATAATTTTAGGTATATTTTTATTTGAGCTTGTACAATATGGTTGGCATATAAGTATGCATAAATCTAACTTTTTGTTTAGGCTATCTCATCAAATGCATCATAGTTCAGAACGCTTAGATGTTCCCAGTACGTTTGTCTTTAGTATTAATGATATGATTGGCTTATCATTAGTCGGTTCTATCAGTTTTGCTGTTATTATAGGATTATCTCCACAAGCTATTACTGCGATTATTCTATTTACTACTTTCTTAGGCGTATTTCAACATGCTAATATTAATACACCAAGATGGATTGGGTATATTATTCAACGACCAGAAAGCCACACGTTACACCATGCTAAGGGAGTTCATAAATATAATTATACCGACTTACCTATTATAGATATGTTGTTTGGCACCTTTAAAAATCCCGAGACCTATGAGTGCGAAACAGGTTATTATTTAGGGGCTTCTAATAGAATATTGGATATGCTTATGTTTAAAGATATCACCAAACAAAAATGA
- a CDS encoding Crp/Fnr family transcriptional regulator — translation MTFLEFYNEILNTSVASYEDFPFPVKKSHFKKGEVVTVYGQIEDSLYFMNSGIVEMTIKSYMSEKIVDFFFKKEMFCGFTSFLDQQPTDVQIVALIDCEMEVIEREVLMQAYDFSLDVNKFGRIMTEYGYIRKSNREKDLLTKTAEERYAEMFHTHSQYISNIPVNKIAKYLGIHPESLSRIRKKLHS, via the coding sequence ATGACTTTTTTAGAGTTTTATAACGAGATTTTAAATACTTCGGTTGCATCATACGAAGATTTCCCTTTTCCTGTAAAAAAAAGTCATTTTAAAAAAGGAGAGGTCGTTACTGTGTATGGGCAGATTGAGGATTCTTTATATTTTATGAACAGTGGTATTGTTGAAATGACCATTAAAAGTTACATGTCTGAAAAAATAGTAGATTTCTTTTTCAAAAAAGAAATGTTTTGCGGATTTACTTCTTTTTTAGATCAGCAACCTACTGATGTGCAAATTGTAGCATTAATAGATTGCGAAATGGAAGTGATCGAGCGTGAGGTTTTGATGCAAGCTTATGATTTTTCATTAGATGTAAATAAGTTTGGAAGAATTATGACTGAATATGGTTATATAAGAAAATCTAATAGAGAAAAGGATCTTTTAACAAAAACAGCTGAAGAACGTTATGCTGAAATGTTTCATACGCATTCCCAATATATATCTAACATTCCAGTTAATAAAATAGCTAAATATTTAGGAATTCATCCAGAAAGCTTAAGCAGAATTAGAAAGAAATTACATTCCTGA
- a CDS encoding 4Fe-4S dicluster domain-containing protein: MAIIITDECINCGACEPECPNTAIYEGADDWRYKDGTSLEGTVVLTNGSEVDADEAQEPVSDEIYYIVPDKCTECKGFHDEPQCAAVCPVDCCVPDEDVVETEEELLAKQKFMHPEG; this comes from the coding sequence ATGGCTATTATAATAACAGATGAATGTATAAATTGCGGTGCTTGCGAACCTGAGTGCCCAAATACAGCAATATATGAAGGTGCCGATGATTGGCGCTATAAAGATGGTACTAGTCTGGAAGGTACCGTTGTATTAACTAATGGAAGTGAAGTAGATGCCGATGAAGCACAAGAACCTGTAAGTGACGAGATTTATTACATAGTTCCGGACAAGTGTACAGAATGTAAAGGATTTCATGATGAACCACAATGTGCTGCAGTTTGTCCTGTAGATTGTTGTGTTCCTGATGAGGATGTGGTAGAAACAGAAGAAGAATTGTTAGCTAAGCAGAAATTTATGCATCCTGAAGGATAA